The Podarcis muralis chromosome 10, rPodMur119.hap1.1, whole genome shotgun sequence genome includes a region encoding these proteins:
- the MYF5 gene encoding myogenic factor 5, translating to MDELMDGCQFSPSSAVFFYDSSSCIPSPEEELVEEDFGQRMAASSSSSSSSSSFGAHPADLPGGSDGEEHVRAPTGHHQAGHCLLWACKACKKKSSTVDRRKAATLRERRRLKKVNQAFEALKRCTTANPSQRLPKVEILRNAIRYIESLQELLREQVHHYYRLPGGQSCSEPNSPTSSCSDGLAECNIPMWSRRNVAHDNVYCSDLQNVYPSEVSTALSSLDCLSSIVDRISSSDQAGLSLQDSTLLQDSPGASPESQPGTPETPHPKLIYHVL from the exons ATGGACGAGTTGATGGACGGCTGCCAGTTCTCTCCATCCTCAGCCGTCTTCTTCTACGACAGCTCTTCCTGCATCCCTTCCCCCGAGGAGGAACTAGTGGAAGAGGACTTCGGGCAGCGGatggcagcttcctcctcctcgtcgtcctCGTCTTCTTCCTTCGGAGCTCACCCAGCAGATCTGCCCGGGGGATCCGACGGCGAGGAGCACGTCCGGGCGCCCACGGGCCACCACCAAGCCGGCCACTGCCTGCTGTGGGCTTGCAAAGCCTGCAAGAAGAAGTCGAGCACGGTGGACCGGAGGAAGGCGGCCACCCTGCGGGAGAGGCGGAGGCTGAAGAAAGTTAACCAAGCCTTCGAGGCTCTCAAGAGGTGCACCACGGCCAACCCCAGCCAGCGGCTGCCCAAGGTGGAGATCCTGAGGAACGCCATCCGTTACATCGAGAGCCTCCAGGAGCTGCTGAGGGAGCAAGTGCACCACTACTACCGCTTGCCCGGCGGACAAAGTTGCTCCGAGCCCAACAGCCCCACCTCCAGCTGCTCCGACGGCCTG GCTGAATGCAACATCCCGATGTGGTCCAGAAGAAACGTCGCTCATGACAACGTCTATTGCTCTGATCTCCAAAATG TCTATCCGTCTGAAGTGAGCACAGCCCTCTCCAGTCTGGATTGTTTATCCAGCATAGTGGATAGAATCTCTTCCTCGGACCAGGCGGGCCTCTCTCTGCAGGACTCCACTTTGCTGCAGGATTCTCCTGGTGCCAGCCCTGAGTCACAGCCAGGCACTCCGGAGACCCCTCATCCCAAGCTCATCTATCATGTACTATGA